A stretch of Campylobacter gracilis DNA encodes these proteins:
- a CDS encoding (Fe-S)-binding protein, whose product MSRAKLGAFDFAALSERCVKCGKCIQICTIHGINGDEVTSPRGFVDLLGAYGRNELKLDKNAKKIFESCFLCTICVDICGESLPIDTAIENIRAHIAEKFGIAWYKKAAFWLLGHRKALDLAAALGYVFFSCGFKMRKDTQSSMSPRFGLPILKKERLLPAPAKKSFMNSHAEFIDNGGEKTIGIFIGCMANYAYTGVGEAVLHIARALKLNVNLMKEQACCGAPAYFTGDFAAVERVAKFNIAYFEKALPALDAIIVPEATCSAMLRVDYAHFFENEPQWKARAQKLASKIFMASEYFYKFTNLSDLLMRRGKRALAITYHDPCHARKMQGIWKEPRGLLAQNYEITEMDEPNKCCGFGGVTMQTERYELARAVGLAKARAMADLPVRVVSAECSACRMQLNNSLSLSGSQIRCVNPLELIAEALMSEKNSNG is encoded by the coding sequence ATGAGTAGGGCAAAGCTTGGAGCGTTCGATTTTGCGGCACTTAGCGAGCGTTGCGTAAAATGTGGTAAATGTATCCAAATCTGCACGATTCATGGCATTAACGGCGATGAAGTAACGAGCCCGCGCGGATTTGTGGATCTTTTGGGCGCTTACGGCAGGAATGAGCTAAAGCTTGATAAAAACGCTAAGAAAATTTTTGAAAGCTGCTTTTTATGCACCATCTGCGTAGATATTTGCGGCGAATCTTTGCCCATAGATACGGCAATCGAGAATATTCGCGCGCACATTGCGGAGAAATTTGGTATCGCGTGGTACAAAAAAGCTGCGTTTTGGCTGCTCGGGCACCGCAAAGCGCTGGATCTAGCAGCAGCGCTTGGATACGTGTTTTTTAGCTGTGGCTTTAAGATGCGAAAAGATACGCAAAGCTCTATGTCGCCTAGATTTGGCTTACCAATACTTAAAAAAGAGCGCTTGTTGCCTGCTCCTGCGAAAAAGAGCTTTATGAACTCGCACGCAGAATTTATCGACAACGGCGGCGAAAAAACTATCGGAATTTTTATAGGCTGCATGGCAAACTACGCTTACACGGGCGTAGGCGAGGCGGTTTTACATATCGCGCGAGCGCTAAAGCTAAACGTAAATTTGATGAAGGAACAAGCCTGTTGCGGCGCTCCTGCGTATTTTACGGGAGATTTTGCGGCGGTTGAACGCGTGGCAAAATTTAATATAGCATATTTCGAAAAAGCTCTGCCTGCTCTTGATGCGATTATAGTGCCCGAGGCTACGTGCTCTGCAATGCTGCGGGTGGATTACGCGCATTTTTTTGAAAACGAGCCGCAATGGAAAGCCCGTGCGCAAAAGCTTGCGAGTAAAATTTTTATGGCCAGCGAATACTTTTATAAATTTACAAACTTAAGTGATCTTTTGATGCGCCGCGGCAAAAGGGCTTTAGCGATTACTTATCACGATCCGTGCCATGCCCGCAAAATGCAGGGTATTTGGAAAGAACCGCGCGGCTTGCTCGCTCAAAACTACGAAATAACCGAGATGGATGAGCCTAATAAATGCTGCGGATTTGGCGGCGTAACGATGCAAACCGAGCGCTACGAGCTCGCGCGCGCAGTGGGATTAGCTAAGGCGCGTGCAATGGCAGATCTGCCTGTGCGCGTAGTTTCTGCCGAGTGCAGTGCGTGTAGGATGCAGCTAAATAATTCGCTTTCTTTAAGCGGCTCGCAGATTAGGTGCGTAAATCCGCTGGAGCTCATCGCTGAGGCGCTTATGAGTGAGAAAAATTCCAATGGATAA
- the hemN gene encoding oxygen-independent coproporphyrinogen III oxidase: protein MNSIDFDAYAKFSRPGPRYTSYPTALEFSESFSYDGYLNELKNQKSSTPLSLYFHMPFCRSACYFCGCNVIYTGKRDKMDRYLDYIEREMQILSGVVDGSRQVVQMHFGGGTPTYFSAEQLARHIKNIKKYFTNFSSEAEISCEIDPRFLNAEQLDVLVSNGFNRISYGVQDFDERVQKEIHRIQPFELTRDVIAMARERGIKSINMDLIYGLPYQSLASFKRTLELALSLDPDRFAIFNYAHVPWIKKSMRKFDETTLPEPKVKLEILKFTHDFLSANGYEMIGMDHYSKPADELHAALKNGSLHRNFQGYTTKGGADLIGIGLTSIGEGARHYAQNFKDMDAYEAAIDAGRLPYCRGVLLNEEDLLRKEVIMGLMSNFCVDIEAIEEKFKIKFFEHFDVSLKQLEALKDFVQVSPHRISVTPTGTLLIRNIAMCFDEYMVKNLGEKRFSKTV from the coding sequence GTGAATAGCATAGACTTCGACGCTTACGCGAAATTTTCGCGCCCGGGGCCTCGCTATACTAGCTATCCGACTGCTTTGGAATTTAGCGAAAGCTTTAGCTACGACGGGTATTTAAATGAGCTGAAAAATCAGAAAAGCTCCACGCCGCTGTCGCTTTACTTTCACATGCCGTTTTGCCGCTCCGCCTGTTATTTTTGCGGCTGCAACGTAATCTACACGGGCAAGCGCGACAAGATGGATCGGTATTTGGACTATATCGAGCGCGAAATGCAAATTTTAAGCGGCGTCGTGGACGGCTCGCGCCAGGTCGTGCAGATGCACTTCGGCGGCGGCACGCCTACATATTTTAGCGCCGAACAGCTCGCGCGCCACATAAAAAATATCAAAAAATATTTTACAAATTTTAGCTCTGAAGCCGAAATCAGCTGCGAGATCGATCCGCGGTTTTTAAACGCCGAGCAGCTTGACGTGCTCGTTTCAAACGGCTTTAACCGCATAAGCTACGGCGTGCAGGACTTCGACGAGCGCGTGCAAAAGGAGATCCATCGCATCCAGCCTTTCGAGCTTACGAGGGACGTCATAGCCATGGCGCGAGAGAGGGGGATAAAATCGATAAATATGGATCTGATCTACGGCCTTCCGTATCAGAGCCTAGCTAGCTTTAAGCGCACACTGGAACTTGCGCTTTCGCTTGATCCGGACCGCTTTGCGATATTTAATTACGCGCACGTGCCGTGGATCAAAAAATCTATGCGTAAATTTGACGAGACGACACTGCCAGAACCCAAAGTAAAGCTTGAAATTTTAAAATTTACCCATGATTTTTTGAGTGCAAACGGATATGAGATGATTGGCATGGATCACTACTCAAAGCCCGCGGACGAGCTTCATGCCGCGCTTAAAAACGGCTCACTACACCGCAATTTCCAGGGCTATACGACCAAGGGCGGCGCCGATCTGATCGGCATCGGGCTAACTAGCATCGGCGAAGGTGCGCGCCACTACGCGCAAAATTTCAAAGATATGGACGCGTATGAAGCCGCGATAGATGCAGGCAGGCTGCCGTATTGCAGGGGCGTTTTGCTAAATGAAGAGGATCTACTGCGCAAAGAGGTGATTATGGGGCTGATGAGTAATTTTTGCGTCGATATAGAGGCGATCGAGGAGAAATTTAAGATAAAATTTTTCGAGCACTTTGATGTGAGCTTAAAGCAGCTTGAGGCGCTAAAGGATTTCGTGCAAGTCTCGCCGCATAGAATTTCGGTAACGCCTACCGGCACGCTTTTGATTCGCAATATCGCGATGTGTTTTGATGAGTATATGGTTAAAAATTTGGGCGAGAAGCGCTTTTCTAAAACCGTTTAA
- a CDS encoding DUF2603 domain-containing protein, with translation MEEKDKALKKIDKASEFFGLDSSKRTVFEISQGEDNEKKLTLKSGSWSDEEPWFGIDENNEVHTMISIKSLANLIAATKNAMQENFNLKLERSILQHTPVDFGDAWIVCMDEIRRLTGANPSAKRLSLDVDAVVSRVKSLHPNLFIDIEELIKTKAGGRE, from the coding sequence ATGGAAGAAAAAGATAAGGCGCTAAAAAAGATCGACAAAGCGAGCGAATTTTTCGGGCTGGATAGCTCGAAAAGGACGGTTTTTGAAATTTCGCAGGGCGAGGATAATGAGAAAAAACTCACTCTGAAAAGCGGCTCGTGGAGCGACGAGGAGCCGTGGTTCGGCATCGACGAAAATAACGAAGTGCACACGATGATCTCGATAAAATCGCTTGCAAATCTCATTGCCGCGACCAAAAACGCGATGCAGGAAAATTTTAATCTCAAGCTTGAGCGCTCGATTTTGCAGCATACGCCGGTGGATTTCGGCGACGCGTGGATCGTGTGTATGGACGAGATCAGAAGGCTTACGGGCGCAAATCCGAGTGCGAAAAGATTAAGCTTAGACGTCGATGCCGTCGTCTCGCGCGTAAAAAGTTTGCATCCAAACCTTTTCATTGATATCGAAGAGCTTATCAAAACCAAGGCGGGCGGCCGTGAATAG
- the argF gene encoding ornithine carbamoyltransferase yields MRHFLTLNDFSKDEIIEILNLAFEIKKEAKARNFKPYLKDQKLAMIFEKSSTRTRVSFDVGMNELGGHALFLSSRDIQLGRGEPIKDTARVISRMCDLIMARVNRHETLMQLAEFSCVPVINGLSDKFHPVQLMADLMTIVERGIETPKIKAAYVGDGNNMAHSWLMLASKLGFELRIATPKGYEADPQILAQAQENAKISGAKILITNDIKEAVAGANVVTTDTWVSMGQEAEKEQRIRDFAGFCVDESLMALAGSGAIFLHCLPAYRGYEVSEAVFEAHADEIFAEAENRLHAQKGVMVWLDRKR; encoded by the coding sequence ATGAGGCACTTTCTTACGTTAAACGATTTTAGCAAAGACGAGATAATCGAAATTTTAAATTTAGCCTTTGAGATTAAAAAAGAAGCCAAAGCGCGAAATTTCAAGCCGTATTTAAAAGATCAAAAATTAGCGATGATATTTGAAAAAAGCTCGACCAGGACGCGCGTTAGCTTTGACGTAGGGATGAACGAGCTGGGTGGACACGCGCTGTTTTTGAGCAGTCGCGACATCCAGCTCGGGCGAGGCGAGCCGATCAAAGACACCGCGCGCGTGATTTCGCGAATGTGCGATCTAATCATGGCGCGCGTAAATCGCCACGAGACGCTAATGCAGCTCGCGGAATTTAGCTGCGTGCCGGTGATAAACGGGCTAAGCGATAAATTTCATCCCGTGCAGCTAATGGCGGATCTGATGACGATCGTGGAGCGCGGTATTGAAACTCCAAAAATAAAAGCCGCGTACGTGGGCGACGGCAACAATATGGCTCACTCGTGGCTGATGCTTGCCTCTAAGCTTGGCTTTGAGCTGCGAATAGCGACGCCGAAAGGCTACGAGGCTGATCCGCAAATACTAGCGCAGGCGCAAGAAAATGCTAAAATTTCAGGCGCTAAAATTTTAATAACGAACGATATAAAAGAAGCCGTAGCGGGCGCAAACGTCGTGACGACCGATACTTGGGTTTCGATGGGGCAAGAAGCCGAAAAAGAGCAAAGAATTCGCGACTTTGCGGGTTTTTGCGTGGACGAAAGCTTAATGGCTCTAGCCGGTAGCGGCGCGATCTTTTTGCACTGCCTGCCGGCGTACCGCGGATACGAGGTGAGCGAGGCCGTGTTTGAAGCGCACGCGGATGAAATTTTTGCAGAGGCGGAAAATCGCCTGCACGCGCAAAAGGGCGTTATGGTCTGGCTGGATCGAAAAAGATAA
- a CDS encoding type II toxin-antitoxin system death-on-curing family toxin → MKYLTLHQAIFIHDKMLEKIGGSKGYNKTSLSYLSSALQNIKNDLYYPTMADKLAHLTHSCIKFHPFTDGNKRTAILLADMFLSANSIILDDEEFYAAMEDIVVKVAAGDMTKGDLKEFFSKFIKDKGAI, encoded by the coding sequence ATGAAATATTTAACGCTGCATCAGGCTATTTTTATCCACGATAAAATGCTAGAAAAAATAGGCGGAAGCAAGGGTTATAATAAAACTTCGCTTAGCTATTTATCGTCTGCGTTGCAGAATATAAAAAACGATCTGTATTATCCTACTATGGCGGATAAACTCGCGCATTTGACGCATTCGTGCATAAAATTTCATCCTTTTACCGACGGCAATAAAAGGACGGCGATTTTGCTAGCTGATATGTTTTTGTCGGCAAATTCTATAATTTTGGACGACGAGGAATTTTATGCGGCGATGGAGGACATAGTCGTAAAGGTGGCTGCGGGCGATATGACGAAAGGTGATTTAAAAGAATTTTTTAGTAAATTTATAAAAGATAAAGGAGCGATATGA